Below is a genomic region from Miscanthus floridulus cultivar M001 chromosome 1, ASM1932011v1, whole genome shotgun sequence.
AGATTGGAATGCaatagacattgcataatatttATGCATCCTATATGTGTATCCATAAAAACCCCAAACACCTCACTAAATTAGACAACACTCTACACATCACATGAATTGACGCTAGATTACAGAGTTAATGACATAACATTATACAACATTCCCCCTAGATAGTGTTTTGAACATGTAACATTAAAAAAACTCATGACTGGGTGGTTTATATTGACAGACCACTGCAGCAGAGAATACTGGTGCAACAAAATTACTATCTTCCTTTTCTTGAACATTGTATACTGAGCTCGAAGTGAGTTCAGAATATAAGTTTTTTAACAGTGTTCAGTAAAACACCCATATGTATAGTTCTCACCTTTATCGAAGCACAAATAGCATCTCGACTAACCATAACAATGCCATCTACTAGCTCTCTGCACAGGCGAAATGTTTCCTCCCCAACAGTTTTGACAGCTACACCATCAGCAAGCCCACCAACATGCTCCAACATGACCCTCTTACCTTGACACAAGGATAATGCCATTGCATTCGCATCTGAGGGTTCCACCCCAATTATTTTCACCTGTACAAAGAAAAAtatttcaaaaacattccaaaaAAATATCAGCCTGACTAGAAACCAATGTAAGATCCAGAAAGAAATTACATTAACAAGATTGATTCAATATGAAACGATTCAACTTAAAAATGAACTTAATATATCAGGGACACGCCAGTCTCCATGAAGGCGTGTAAAGAAACTTTGTTGTCTTCAGCATAggatttttaaaagaaaaaagaaatggtAAGATGGAAAGCAGACCTATGGGCGAACCCGTTTTACATAGGCAGCAATTCCACCAATTAATCCACCACCTCCAACAGGTACAAATATTGCATGCAGTGGACCTTGCAGCTGCCGAACAATTTCCATGCTGACAGTTCCTTGTCCAGTGATGACATCAGGATGATCAAAGGGAGGTATGAATGTGCGGCCTTCCTGCTGACATTGTAATTTTGCGTATGACTGAGCTTCATCATAAGAGTCCCCCTCAAGGACCACCGTTGCACCCAACCTCTCCATTGATTTCCACTAGAATTAAGGTGTTGCATTATTCAGTGAGCACTAAAGTAAACTGAATCATGTAAAGGGATGTCTTAAGTTCAGCATCTAAAGATCAGAAACCTTGATTTCTGGTGTTGTCACGGGCATGACGATGACAACATCGCATCCCAGTCTCTGAGCGGAAAGAGCAACACCCTGGGCATGGTTTCCAGCAGAGGAGCATATGACGCCCCTCTCTAACTGCTCACGGGGGAGCTTTGCCATCATGTTGTATGCTCCCCGCAATTTGAATGAGAACACCTGCACAACAAGCAAACAAAATATGAGGAAAGTAAAGAAAACATAAAAGTAGAATAGCAGTTTTCAATGAATTTGGAATAGCACATATAAATGCTAAATACAGTCAAACAAAATTAAATTAGGAACCATATCATGTATAAAACGTGTGTATGGCAAAATACTAGCACAAATCACACGTAACAATTTAGTAACAACGAGGCTAACGGTTCAACAACAGCATATTGCATATGCTTAGAACTAAAATTGCAGTGCCTGATACTTGCAATCTATATTATAGCAAACTGCAATTATGTAACTGAATTTTTCAATTGTTTGGTTtacttaatctttaagttgtctTGATCAGAAATAGTTCTTTGGTATCACTAAAGTACAACTGGCATAAGACATAAGTGCTCCTGTAGCAGTATCATTGATAGAAAACCACCTAATAAAATCAGGTAACTATGCACAAAGACAACTCTGAACTATAATCAGGCATTTTTCTCTTATGACTTGTTTAGAATGTAGAAGCAGCCTTCAAAAAAAATACTTGGTAACTCCTTCAGTTGAAGCATGAGCTCTGTGTGCCGTGCTAAAAAATACATCATTGACAAAAAAAGGTCAGCAATAGATGCTAGCTTCTTAGCAAAACTCAGTgtcgttcttctcttccttcttgtATAATCTAACATTCTCTAGGAGCAGAACTCCACCTATTGGCAAAGCAGAAGCAAAACTTCTCAACTTCCTCACAAATGCAATCATTGGCCATCACAAATGCAAGAATACAACTGAAAAATTTAACTGCAAAAGATGGTCTAAAACAAGTCAACTAGACAAGGAGGCAAACAAACCTCAATTGACAAAGCCAACGATATTGGCACAAATCAGAATTATCAAAGTTCATGAAGTGTTAGCACATATCATaagagacaattttttttctatgaaaggacaaggacaaaaacttggtgtatgttggcacaaatcacaaaaaacaGATTTCAATATGTTTTAGCACAAGAACACAAGAGACAATTGCCATGCAAGTGCAGCTTCAATAATGAAAGGAAGAAATGATTTGCCTCTAGCTA
It encodes:
- the LOC136458329 gene encoding threonine dehydratase 1 biosynthetic, chloroplastic-like, which codes for MVGLSEGEKHFIRSGIAQDLRSDGRKRLQFRALSVQTRVIPQANGSARVRLGASEIIASVKAELGKPSILHPDKGKVSIFVDCSPTAEPMFEVFSFKLRGAYNMMAKLPREQLERGVICSSAGNHAQGVALSAQRLGCDVVIVMPVTTPEIKWKSMERLGATVVLEGDSYDEAQSYAKLQCQQEGRTFIPPFDHPDVITGQGTVSMEIVRQLQGPLHAIFVPVGGGGLIGGIAAYVKIIGVEPSDANAMALSLCQGKRVMLEHVGGLADGVAVKTVGEETFRLCRELVDGIVMVCGLKWSYNNRQLASGGNDNRLGMVKTFLHKMADGTSTIRFGNSFRRGI